In Thermogemmatispora onikobensis, a genomic segment contains:
- a CDS encoding DUF1998 domain-containing protein, whose product RFDQACERWRGLYRAALAQRNTQDRIITDPSRSHQDKESAQRLRAEAESQLLLLTSGDHDSDVNVEQSDFYSYRYFASEGFLPGYNFPRLPLSAYIPARRTRQRDEYLSRPRFLAIAEFAPRAIIYHEGSRYVIHRSLLPRQADGSGVITSSAYLCSHCGYLHPLTAERSLEVCDACQRPLSRRLDQLFRLQNVSTRRRDKITSDEEERLREGYEIYTALRFSESRGRSLRVVARIESRGQTLGSLIYGQSATLWRMNFGRLRRRNEARRGFVLNKETGEWGKEDAIASDPTDALPAGTIRVIPYVEDTRNCLLFKPEQELDVAQMASLQSALKSAIQLCYQLEDNELAAEPLPHADQRQLLLFYEAAEGGAGVLRQLIDVPEALARVACEALRLCHYDPETLEDRRRASRAREDCEAACYYCLMTYANQRDHRLLDRARIRDLLAELRECRVVLAEETGPALAATAAEEVSATLLDEAREEIEREWLRWLQEQGYRLPTRAHWQPPYCSATPDFLYDGDADAAAIYVDGDGPAGVARAARDVESSEELYDQGYLVLRFGPREQWGELCRRYPHIFGREP is encoded by the coding sequence AGCGCTTCGATCAGGCCTGCGAACGCTGGCGGGGCCTCTACCGTGCGGCGCTTGCCCAACGCAATACCCAGGACCGCATTATCACCGATCCTTCGCGCAGTCACCAGGATAAGGAGAGTGCCCAGCGCCTGCGCGCCGAGGCCGAGTCACAACTGCTGCTGCTGACCAGTGGCGATCACGATAGCGATGTCAATGTCGAACAGTCCGACTTCTATAGCTATCGCTACTTTGCCAGTGAGGGCTTCTTGCCGGGCTACAACTTCCCGCGCCTGCCGCTCTCGGCCTATATCCCGGCACGCCGTACCAGGCAGCGCGATGAATATCTCTCGCGTCCGCGCTTCCTGGCGATTGCCGAATTCGCGCCGCGGGCGATCATCTATCACGAAGGCTCACGCTATGTCATTCATCGCTCGCTGCTGCCGCGGCAGGCTGATGGCTCGGGCGTCATCACCTCCTCGGCGTACCTCTGCTCCCATTGTGGCTACCTGCATCCGCTGACGGCAGAGCGTAGCCTGGAGGTCTGCGATGCCTGTCAGCGTCCGCTGAGCCGGCGCCTGGACCAGCTCTTCCGCCTGCAGAACGTCTCGACGCGGCGCCGTGACAAAATCACTTCCGACGAAGAGGAGCGTTTGCGCGAGGGCTATGAGATCTACACCGCCCTGCGCTTCTCCGAAAGCCGCGGGCGCTCCTTGCGTGTCGTCGCACGCATAGAGAGCAGGGGCCAGACGCTAGGCTCTCTGATCTACGGGCAGTCGGCAACGCTCTGGCGCATGAACTTCGGGCGGCTGCGACGGCGAAACGAGGCCAGGCGCGGCTTTGTCCTCAACAAGGAGACGGGCGAGTGGGGCAAGGAGGATGCCATTGCCAGTGACCCAACTGATGCCCTGCCGGCTGGCACCATTCGCGTCATTCCCTACGTCGAAGATACGCGCAACTGCCTGCTTTTCAAGCCGGAGCAGGAGCTGGATGTGGCACAGATGGCCTCGCTGCAGTCGGCGCTCAAGAGCGCCATCCAGCTCTGTTACCAGCTTGAAGATAACGAGCTGGCCGCGGAGCCATTGCCACACGCCGATCAGCGTCAGTTACTGCTCTTCTACGAGGCTGCCGAGGGTGGGGCTGGCGTCTTGCGCCAGTTGATCGATGTGCCGGAGGCGCTGGCGCGAGTCGCATGCGAGGCTCTGCGGCTCTGCCACTATGATCCCGAGACCCTGGAGGACCGGCGCCGGGCCTCGCGCGCCCGCGAGGACTGTGAGGCGGCCTGCTACTACTGTCTGATGACCTACGCCAATCAGCGCGACCATCGCTTGCTGGATCGCGCGCGTATCCGTGATCTGCTGGCCGAACTAAGAGAGTGTCGCGTCGTGCTGGCTGAGGAGACGGGTCCCGCGCTCGCTGCGACTGCGGCAGAGGAGGTGTCTGCCACGCTGCTGGATGAGGCCCGCGAGGAGATCGAGCGCGAGTGGTTGCGCTGGCTGCAGGAGCAGGGCTATCGCCTGCCGACCCGCGCCCATTGGCAGCCGCCGTATTGCTCGGCTACCCCTGACTTCCTCTACGATGGGGATGCTGATGCGGCAGCCATCTATGTCGACGGCGACGGGCCTGCCGGCGTTGCCCGCGCCGCCCGCGATGTGGAGAGCAGTGAGGAGCTGTACGATCAGGGCTATCTGGTCCTGCGTTTTGGCCCTCGGGAGCAGTGGGGTGAGCTATGTCGCCGTTATCCACACATTTTCGGGAGGGAGCCATGA
- a CDS encoding helicase-related protein — translation MSPLSTHFREGAMNYAVGSLVKVRGREWVVLPESSADLLVLRPLGGTDEEVTGVYLPLEPVEPAQFALPDPRQWGNHPSCALLRDAVRFGFRASTGPFRSFAHLAFEPRPYQLVPLLMALRLDPVRLLIADDVGIGKTIEAGLIARELLDRREVRRLAVLCPPHLAEQWQAELREKFHIEAELVLSSTVAQLERRLPERDLSLFEYYPFVIVSLDFIKADRRRDEFLRTCPELVIVDEAHTCAFPGHERSGRHQRYQLVAGLAADPRRHLILVTATPHSGKEEAFRSLLGFLKEEFKELPQDLSGRENERHRIRLAAHFVQRRRADIRSYLERETPFPERDDRLESYKLSDSYRRLMQKALSYASEVVRDPTGGQTRRRVRWWSALALLRSLASSPAAAAATLRSRAQVAGAESVEEADQIGRQTVFDLLDSDATEGLDLVPGSDFEEGDEEGADISEEQRVRRRLLAMAREAEAITSEQDMKLQKAIELIKGLVQGGYQPIVFCRFIPTAEYVAKALRKRLPEEIEVSAITGLLPPAERENRVLQLARHERRVLVCTDCLSEGINLQEYFNAVLHYDLSWNPTRHEQREGRVDRFGQASPLVKVITLFGEDNQIDGVVLRVLLEKHREIRSKLGISVPVPLDTEQVIEAIFEGLLLHESLTGAHAGQLLLPGFEDLLKGEQRNLYREWEAASDRERRSRTLFAQHSIKVEEVAQELREVQAAIGSSEDVERFTTEVLQAYKASLKQLRSEPDVWEVDLRETPAPLRDAVNLPRYAGPNGQHLRVSFRRLGLPRTLYLSRTHPFVEGLATYVLDTALDPVDDVNNPRVARRCGVFRTSHVEKRTTLLLVRLRFHLRTATRGEEEALLAEECQLYAFRGAPAQADWLEDAEEIEALAQAPAEANLAPEQITDFLQRVIDGYPQHLLPYLEEQARRRAEALRESHRRVRQVASLSLRQLAVEPLLPPDVLGIYVYLPLLAR, via the coding sequence ATGTCGCCGTTATCCACACATTTTCGGGAGGGAGCCATGAATTACGCCGTCGGTTCTCTGGTCAAGGTGCGAGGGCGTGAGTGGGTGGTATTGCCGGAGTCGAGCGCCGATCTGCTGGTCTTGCGTCCCCTCGGCGGGACCGATGAGGAGGTCACAGGGGTCTACCTGCCGCTGGAGCCGGTTGAGCCGGCGCAGTTTGCGCTGCCTGATCCGCGTCAGTGGGGTAACCACCCCTCGTGTGCCTTGCTCCGTGATGCCGTGCGCTTCGGCTTCCGTGCCAGTACGGGGCCTTTCCGCTCGTTTGCCCATCTGGCGTTTGAACCGCGGCCCTATCAGCTCGTACCGCTATTGATGGCCTTGCGCCTCGATCCGGTACGCTTGCTGATCGCTGACGACGTGGGGATTGGCAAGACTATCGAGGCGGGTTTAATCGCGCGCGAGCTGCTGGATCGACGCGAAGTCAGGCGCCTGGCGGTGCTCTGTCCGCCGCATCTGGCCGAGCAGTGGCAGGCTGAGCTGCGCGAGAAGTTTCACATTGAGGCGGAGCTTGTGCTCTCCAGTACGGTGGCTCAGCTAGAGCGCAGGCTGCCTGAGCGGGACCTCTCGCTCTTCGAGTACTATCCCTTCGTCATTGTGTCGCTGGACTTTATCAAGGCGGACCGGAGGCGCGACGAGTTTTTGCGGACCTGCCCCGAGCTGGTGATTGTCGATGAGGCCCATACCTGTGCTTTCCCTGGCCACGAGCGGAGCGGGCGCCATCAGCGCTATCAGCTGGTCGCCGGGCTGGCGGCTGACCCGCGCCGTCACCTGATCCTGGTCACGGCTACGCCCCATAGCGGCAAAGAGGAGGCTTTTCGCTCGCTGTTGGGCTTCCTGAAGGAGGAGTTCAAGGAGCTGCCGCAGGACTTGAGCGGGCGGGAGAACGAGCGTCACCGCATCCGTCTGGCGGCGCATTTTGTGCAGCGACGGCGCGCCGATATCCGCTCCTATTTGGAGCGTGAGACGCCGTTTCCAGAGCGTGATGATCGTCTGGAATCTTATAAGCTTTCCGATAGTTATCGCCGATTGATGCAGAAAGCCCTCAGCTATGCCAGCGAGGTGGTGCGCGATCCCACTGGCGGGCAGACGCGGCGTCGGGTGCGCTGGTGGTCGGCGCTGGCCCTGCTGCGCTCGCTGGCTTCGAGTCCGGCGGCGGCAGCGGCCACGCTGCGGAGCCGCGCCCAGGTGGCTGGAGCCGAGAGCGTAGAGGAGGCCGATCAGATTGGACGCCAGACGGTGTTTGATCTGCTGGACAGCGATGCGACCGAGGGCCTCGATCTGGTCCCGGGCAGCGACTTCGAAGAGGGAGACGAGGAAGGGGCGGACATCAGCGAAGAGCAGCGGGTTCGACGCCGTCTGCTGGCGATGGCGCGCGAGGCCGAGGCTATTACCTCTGAGCAGGATATGAAGCTGCAAAAGGCGATTGAGCTGATCAAGGGGTTGGTGCAGGGAGGCTATCAGCCGATCGTCTTCTGTCGCTTCATCCCGACTGCCGAGTATGTAGCGAAGGCGCTGCGGAAGCGTTTGCCGGAAGAGATTGAGGTCTCGGCCATTACGGGTCTCTTGCCGCCGGCGGAGCGCGAGAACCGGGTCCTGCAGCTGGCTCGGCACGAGCGCCGGGTCCTGGTCTGCACCGATTGTCTGAGCGAGGGTATCAATCTCCAGGAATATTTCAATGCTGTGCTCCATTATGACCTGTCCTGGAATCCGACGCGCCACGAGCAGCGAGAAGGGCGTGTCGATCGCTTTGGGCAGGCCAGCCCACTGGTGAAAGTCATAACGCTCTTTGGGGAAGATAATCAGATCGATGGGGTGGTGCTGCGGGTCTTGCTTGAGAAGCATCGGGAGATTCGCTCGAAGCTGGGAATTTCGGTGCCGGTGCCGCTGGATACCGAGCAGGTGATCGAGGCGATCTTTGAGGGCTTGCTCTTGCATGAGAGCCTGACCGGAGCGCATGCGGGGCAGCTGCTGCTGCCGGGCTTTGAGGACCTGCTGAAGGGGGAGCAGAGGAATCTCTACCGCGAGTGGGAGGCGGCCTCTGATCGAGAGCGCCGCTCGCGCACGCTCTTTGCGCAGCATAGTATCAAAGTGGAGGAGGTCGCTCAGGAGCTGCGCGAGGTGCAGGCGGCCATCGGGTCGAGCGAGGATGTGGAGCGCTTTACGACCGAGGTGCTGCAAGCCTATAAGGCCTCTCTGAAACAGCTTCGCAGCGAGCCAGACGTCTGGGAGGTCGATCTGCGGGAGACGCCTGCACCTTTGCGTGATGCTGTCAATCTGCCGCGCTATGCTGGTCCCAACGGCCAGCATCTGCGGGTGAGCTTCAGACGCCTGGGCCTGCCGCGCACGCTCTATCTGAGTCGTACGCATCCATTCGTTGAGGGGCTGGCGACCTATGTGCTGGATACGGCCCTTGATCCGGTCGATGATGTGAATAATCCTCGCGTTGCTCGACGCTGTGGGGTTTTTCGCACCAGCCATGTCGAGAAGCGCACGACACTGCTGCTGGTGCGTCTGCGCTTTCATCTGCGGACGGCGACGCGCGGCGAGGAGGAGGCGCTGTTAGCGGAGGAGTGTCAGCTTTATGCCTTCCGTGGGGCACCGGCGCAGGCCGACTGGCTTGAAGATGCTGAGGAGATTGAGGCGCTGGCCCAGGCGCCTGCCGAGGCCAATCTGGCGCCGGAGCAGATTACGGATTTTCTGCAGCGAGTCATCGATGGGTATCCACAGCATCTATTGCCGTACCTGGAGGAACAGGCCCGCAGGCGAGCTGAAGCCTTGCGCGAGTCGCATCGGCGCGTGCGTCAGGTGGCGTCGCTGAGCCTGCGGCAGCTGGCGGTCGAGCCGCTGCTGCCGCCGGATGTGCTGGGTATCTATGTCTATCTTCCTTTGCTGGCCCGTTGA
- a CDS encoding Eco57I restriction-modification methylase domain-containing protein produces the protein MQQRQEITFSTIESEGALLPPDLLARIDQGDKALGGLSSAEYHCPGEQLNEVISDAWARVRRRWLRFQEALVRYPQMDETQLTHEHWLLPLFHELGYGRLVKAPPQVIGEKSYPIAYFWGQEPVQVPVPIHLVGWRTDLDQTQRLASGGRSSPFSLVQEWLNRSSGHLWGIVSNGLRLRLLRRNVSLTRQAYLEFDLEAMLRGEVYADFVLFWLLCHQSRFECEDKNPAECWLERWSRQAHEEGVRALEHLRQGVTTAIEELGRGFLAHPANHALRDRLRSGELSADDYYQQLLRLVYRLIVLFVAEDRDVLLRPDADKEARRRYVNYYSTARLRRLARARLGTRHSDLYRALRLVMERLGSEQGCPELGLPALNGFLFSREALPDLADCELTNYALLVAVRALATVQDEQKVLRVVNYRDLGSEELGSVYESLLEMHPSINVEQTNFTLEVVAGSKRKTTGTYYTPTSLIECLLDSALEPVLERACAQPDPEQAILSLKVCDPACGSGHFLIAAAHRIARRLAAVRTGSEEPGLEARRRALRDVVGRCLYGVDVNPMAVELCKVNLWLEALEPGKPFSFLDAHIQCGNSLIGATPALLREGIPDSAFEKVEGDDSALCGEYKKLNRAQRAGQLSLFTLDAQLWQDQGRIVESLTHMEAIGDDDVEQLHRKQERYRQLLRSQEYQRARWLADAWCAAFVWRKRRTAELPYPITEEVRRKFEEAPEQVPGWMKAEIARLRELYGFFHWHLAFPGVFRLPEPGEEPENPETGWSGGFDVVLSNPPWERIKLQEKEWFASRRPDIANAPNAAQRRKMIAALQDEDPALYAAFEEELQRAAYESHFVRNSGRFPLCGRGDINTYSIFTETMRLLLAPRGRLGCIVPSGIATDDTTKAFFQDIMSARSLLSLHDFENAAGIFPGVHRSYKFCLLTLTGSAEPVSQGATFAFFLRKVEELQEPERCFTLSAEDVALINPNTRTCPVFRSRRDLQLTKAIYERVPVLVREGSAEGNPWGVKFTTMFHMANDSHLFRTREQLEREGWRLEGNIFRKGEETYLPLYEGKMITHFDHRFASYAGEQAARQDKPLELSEEQHHDPFALPLPRYWVHQTDFASKVKTSRTALLAFRDVARSTDMRTAIFSMIPFVPCGHKLPIFIEPVDIQSLVYLATCCSSMLFDYVTRQKLGGTSLGFFILKQLPVLPPARYQQPCPWESDRTLGDWIRPRALELTYTAWDLAAFARDCGYDGPPFRWDEERRFLLRCELDAAYFHLYGIARDDVDYIMETFPIVRSEDLKRYDDYRTKRVILEIYDELQRASATGQPYRTRLTPPPADPAVAHPPRPHQS, from the coding sequence ATGCAGCAACGGCAGGAGATCACTTTCTCGACGATCGAGTCTGAGGGGGCTTTGCTGCCGCCGGATCTTCTGGCGCGCATCGATCAGGGGGATAAGGCGCTGGGTGGGCTGAGTTCTGCTGAGTATCATTGTCCAGGCGAGCAGTTGAACGAGGTGATCAGCGATGCCTGGGCGCGCGTCCGCCGGCGCTGGCTGCGCTTTCAGGAGGCGCTGGTGCGCTATCCGCAGATGGATGAGACGCAGCTGACGCATGAGCATTGGCTCTTGCCGCTTTTCCATGAGTTGGGCTATGGGCGGTTGGTGAAGGCACCTCCGCAGGTGATTGGGGAGAAGAGCTATCCGATCGCTTATTTCTGGGGGCAGGAGCCTGTACAGGTGCCCGTGCCTATTCATCTGGTCGGCTGGCGTACTGATCTTGATCAGACCCAGCGTCTCGCCAGCGGTGGCCGCAGCAGTCCTTTTAGCCTGGTGCAGGAGTGGCTCAATCGTTCGTCTGGCCATTTGTGGGGCATTGTCTCGAATGGGCTGCGCTTGCGGCTGCTGCGTCGCAACGTCAGCCTGACGCGCCAGGCCTATCTGGAGTTCGATCTGGAGGCCATGCTGCGCGGAGAGGTCTACGCCGATTTTGTGCTCTTCTGGCTGCTCTGCCATCAGTCACGCTTTGAATGTGAAGACAAGAATCCCGCTGAGTGCTGGCTGGAGCGCTGGTCACGGCAGGCGCACGAGGAGGGGGTTCGGGCGCTGGAGCATTTGCGCCAGGGGGTGACCACAGCTATCGAGGAATTGGGGCGTGGCTTTCTGGCGCATCCGGCCAATCATGCTTTGCGTGATCGCTTGCGCTCCGGTGAGCTGAGTGCGGATGATTATTATCAGCAGTTGCTGCGTCTGGTCTATCGTTTGATTGTGCTCTTTGTGGCGGAGGATCGCGATGTGCTGCTGCGGCCCGATGCTGATAAGGAGGCGCGGAGGCGCTATGTGAACTATTATTCGACGGCGCGGCTGCGTCGTCTGGCGCGCGCGCGGCTGGGGACGCGCCATAGCGATCTCTATCGGGCGCTGCGTCTGGTGATGGAGCGGCTGGGGAGCGAGCAGGGCTGTCCAGAGCTGGGGCTGCCGGCGCTCAATGGCTTTTTGTTCTCGCGTGAGGCCCTGCCCGATCTGGCTGACTGCGAGCTGACGAATTATGCGCTGCTGGTGGCGGTGCGGGCCTTGGCGACGGTCCAGGATGAGCAGAAGGTCCTGCGTGTCGTCAACTACAGAGACCTGGGGTCCGAGGAGCTGGGCAGCGTCTATGAGTCGCTGTTGGAGATGCATCCTTCCATCAATGTGGAGCAGACGAACTTTACGTTGGAGGTGGTCGCGGGCAGTAAGCGCAAGACGACGGGGACCTACTATACGCCGACCAGCCTGATCGAGTGCCTGCTTGATTCGGCGCTGGAGCCGGTGCTGGAGCGGGCCTGTGCGCAGCCTGATCCTGAGCAGGCTATTCTGAGTCTGAAGGTCTGCGATCCGGCCTGCGGGAGCGGCCATTTTCTGATTGCTGCAGCCCATCGCATAGCGCGCCGGCTGGCGGCGGTGCGCACGGGCAGCGAAGAGCCGGGACTGGAGGCCCGGCGGCGAGCCTTGCGCGATGTGGTGGGGCGCTGCCTCTATGGGGTCGATGTGAATCCGATGGCGGTGGAGTTGTGCAAGGTGAATCTCTGGCTGGAGGCGCTGGAGCCGGGCAAGCCTTTTTCTTTTCTGGATGCGCATATTCAGTGCGGCAATAGCCTGATCGGGGCGACGCCGGCCCTGCTGCGCGAGGGCATTCCCGATAGCGCTTTTGAGAAGGTTGAGGGCGATGACTCCGCGCTGTGTGGGGAGTACAAGAAGCTCAATCGGGCCCAGCGGGCGGGCCAGCTCAGTCTGTTTACGCTGGATGCGCAGCTCTGGCAGGACCAGGGCCGGATTGTGGAGAGTCTGACGCACATGGAGGCGATTGGTGATGATGATGTTGAGCAGTTGCATCGTAAGCAGGAGCGCTATCGTCAGTTGCTGAGATCGCAGGAGTATCAGCGGGCGCGCTGGCTGGCCGATGCCTGGTGCGCGGCCTTTGTCTGGCGCAAGCGGCGGACGGCTGAGCTGCCGTATCCGATTACGGAGGAGGTCCGGCGCAAGTTTGAGGAGGCGCCCGAGCAGGTGCCAGGCTGGATGAAGGCCGAGATTGCGCGCCTGCGCGAGCTGTACGGTTTCTTTCACTGGCACCTGGCTTTTCCAGGGGTCTTCCGTCTGCCGGAGCCGGGCGAGGAGCCGGAGAACCCCGAGACTGGCTGGTCGGGCGGCTTCGATGTGGTGCTGTCTAATCCGCCCTGGGAGCGCATCAAGCTGCAAGAGAAGGAGTGGTTTGCCTCGCGTCGGCCTGACATTGCCAATGCGCCTAATGCGGCGCAGCGGCGGAAGATGATCGCGGCTTTGCAGGACGAGGACCCTGCCTTGTACGCTGCTTTTGAGGAGGAGCTGCAGCGGGCAGCCTACGAGAGCCATTTCGTGCGCAACAGCGGGCGCTTTCCTCTCTGCGGACGGGGCGATATCAATACCTATTCGATCTTTACTGAGACGATGCGCCTGCTGCTCGCCCCGCGCGGGCGCCTGGGCTGCATTGTGCCCTCCGGGATTGCGACGGACGATACGACGAAAGCGTTCTTCCAGGATATCATGAGTGCGCGCTCGCTGCTCAGTCTCCATGATTTTGAGAATGCGGCTGGTATTTTCCCTGGAGTGCATCGGAGCTATAAATTCTGCCTGCTGACGCTGACCGGTTCCGCGGAGCCGGTGTCGCAGGGGGCGACCTTCGCCTTTTTCCTGCGCAAGGTGGAGGAGCTGCAGGAGCCGGAGCGCTGCTTTACTCTTTCCGCCGAAGATGTGGCTCTGATCAATCCCAATACGCGCACCTGCCCCGTCTTTCGCTCGCGCCGCGATCTGCAGTTGACGAAGGCCATCTATGAGCGTGTGCCGGTGCTCGTCAGGGAAGGCTCTGCTGAGGGGAATCCGTGGGGGGTGAAGTTTACTACGATGTTTCATATGGCTAACGACTCGCATCTCTTCCGCACGCGCGAGCAGTTGGAGCGCGAGGGCTGGCGGCTGGAGGGAAACATCTTTCGCAAGGGAGAGGAGACCTATCTGCCGCTGTATGAGGGAAAGATGATCACTCATTTCGATCATCGCTTTGCCAGCTATGCCGGCGAGCAGGCTGCACGCCAGGATAAGCCGCTGGAGTTGAGCGAGGAGCAGCATCACGATCCGTTTGCGCTGCCTTTGCCAAGGTATTGGGTTCATCAGACAGATTTTGCGAGCAAAGTAAAGACCAGCAGAACAGCATTGTTAGCATTTAGAGATGTTGCTAGATCTACGGATATGCGGACAGCTATATTTTCTATGATTCCTTTTGTACCATGTGGGCATAAATTGCCTATTTTCATTGAACCTGTAGACATTCAGTCTCTGGTTTATCTGGCTACTTGCTGTTCCTCAATGCTATTCGACTATGTTACGCGCCAGAAATTGGGAGGAACTAGCCTCGGTTTCTTCATCCTCAAACAGCTTCCTGTCCTGCCGCCGGCGCGCTACCAGCAGCCGTGTCCCTGGGAGAGCGACCGCACGCTCGGCGACTGGATCAGGCCGCGTGCCCTCGAACTCACCTACACCGCCTGGGACCTGGCCGCCTTCGCCCGCGACTGCGGCTACGACGGGCCGCCCTTCCGCTGGGACGAAGAGCGGCGCTTCCTCCTGCGCTGCGAGCTGGACGCCGCCTACTTCCACCTCTACGGCATCGCCCGCGACGACGTCGACTACATCATGGAAACCTTCCCCATCGTCAGGAGCGAAGACCTCAAGCGCTACGACGACTATCGCACCAAGCGGGTCATCCTGGAGATCTACGACGAACTGCAGCGTGCCAGCGCAACGGGCCAGCCCTATCGCACGCGCCTCACACCGCCGCCCGCCGACCCCGCCGTCGCCCATCCGCCGCGGCCCCACCAGTCCTAG
- a CDS encoding zinc-dependent alcohol dehydrogenase family protein, which yields MKAAIFRGAGNVVVEERPDPVIQEPTDAIVRIVRACVCGSDLWYYRGISPHPEGPIGHEFIGVVEEVGPEVKTIKRGDFVIAPFAISDGTCPHCRAGFHTACIRGGFFGQGIEGVAGQAERTRVPLADGTLVAVPGAPFSDEVLASLLTLSDVMGTGYHAAVSAAVKAGDTVAIVGDGAVGLCAVLAARLLGAGRIIILSRHPRRQELAREFGATDIVAERGEAAVQAILKLTDGIGADAVLECVGTNEANQTAFASARPGAIVGRVGVPHEVEIPAETTFYRNIGLRGGPAPVRAYLPQLVEAVLAGQINPGRVFDFTTDLDHVADAYAAMDQRRAIKSLLIVGQ from the coding sequence GTGAAAGCAGCCATCTTCCGTGGCGCTGGCAACGTTGTCGTAGAAGAGCGACCCGATCCAGTCATTCAAGAGCCGACCGACGCCATCGTACGCATCGTCCGGGCCTGCGTCTGCGGCTCCGACCTCTGGTATTATCGCGGCATTTCGCCCCATCCCGAAGGTCCCATCGGCCACGAATTCATCGGCGTCGTCGAAGAAGTCGGCCCTGAAGTCAAGACCATCAAGCGCGGAGACTTCGTCATCGCCCCCTTTGCCATCAGCGATGGAACCTGTCCCCACTGCCGCGCTGGCTTCCACACCGCCTGCATCCGAGGAGGCTTCTTCGGCCAGGGCATTGAAGGAGTCGCCGGACAGGCCGAACGCACCCGCGTCCCCCTGGCCGACGGCACCCTGGTAGCCGTCCCTGGGGCCCCGTTCTCCGATGAAGTCCTGGCCTCGCTCCTGACCCTCTCCGACGTCATGGGCACCGGCTATCACGCCGCCGTCTCTGCCGCAGTCAAGGCGGGCGACACCGTTGCCATCGTCGGCGATGGGGCCGTCGGCCTCTGCGCCGTCCTCGCCGCGCGCCTGCTCGGAGCCGGGCGCATCATCATCCTCAGCCGTCACCCCAGGCGCCAGGAACTGGCCCGCGAATTCGGCGCCACCGACATCGTCGCCGAGCGCGGAGAAGCCGCCGTTCAGGCCATCCTGAAACTGACCGATGGCATCGGTGCTGATGCCGTCCTGGAATGCGTTGGCACCAACGAAGCCAACCAGACCGCCTTTGCCAGCGCGCGCCCCGGCGCCATCGTCGGGCGCGTCGGCGTCCCGCACGAAGTCGAGATCCCAGCCGAAACGACCTTCTACCGCAACATCGGCCTGCGCGGCGGCCCGGCTCCCGTACGGGCCTATCTACCCCAGCTCGTGGAGGCCGTCCTCGCCGGCCAGATCAACCCAGGCCGTGTCTTCGACTTCACCACTGACCTCGACCACGTCGCCGACGCCTACGCCGCTATGGACCAGCGCCGGGCCATCAAATCCCTGCTCATCGTCGGGCAATAG
- a CDS encoding VOC family protein, whose amino-acid sequence MANNLDLKGPAFVGLKVRDVEASARFYETVLGLRRDPEVFPRGLAFLTYPVPFGLIQAPPDTNWEALPRPIDTPAIWFKAANSQAVHDALVAAGVAILRPPTDGRFGRQFTFLDPDGYAITIYDRDAPAEGWPQVGR is encoded by the coding sequence ATGGCCAACAATCTTGATCTGAAAGGCCCTGCTTTTGTCGGTCTGAAAGTCCGTGATGTGGAGGCTTCGGCGCGGTTCTATGAAACTGTTCTGGGGTTGCGTCGCGATCCTGAAGTGTTTCCCCGCGGACTCGCTTTTCTGACCTATCCTGTTCCTTTCGGTCTGATTCAGGCGCCGCCGGATACGAATTGGGAGGCCCTGCCACGCCCGATCGATACGCCGGCAATCTGGTTCAAGGCGGCTAATAGCCAGGCGGTTCACGATGCGCTGGTGGCAGCGGGGGTGGCTATTCTGCGCCCTCCTACGGATGGGCGCTTCGGTCGGCAGTTTACGTTTCTGGACCCGGATGGCTACGCGATTACGATCTATGATCGCGATGCGCCTGCCGAGGGCTGGCCGCAGGTCGGTCGTTAG